Proteins encoded in a region of the Phaenicophaeus curvirostris isolate KB17595 chromosome 1, BPBGC_Pcur_1.0, whole genome shotgun sequence genome:
- the MAP3K7CL gene encoding MAP3K7 C-terminal-like protein isoform X1 has product MAGSKQLEQSSKSIDSSAHMISTARVPADKQVRIAFSLNDSPDDASSENSFPLAFPELDQQLQPLPPCHDSKESMQVYKQHCKIAEEYHEVKKEIALLEERKKELIARLEQVEKESMDAAQLAKEYAELTEENRTLKLVQTQCVEQLEKLRIQYQKRQGSS; this is encoded by the exons ATGGCGGGGAGCAAGCAG CTGGAACAATCAAGTAAAAGCATTGACTCAAGTGCCCACATGATCAGCACCGCAAGGGTACCTGCTGATAAGCAAGTTCGAATTGCCTTCAGCCTGAATGACTCCCCAG ATGATGCTTCCTCTGAAAACTCCTTCCCTTTGGCATTTCCAGAACTAGATCAGCAGCTGCAg CCACTGCCTCCTTGTCATGACTCTAAGGAATCTATGCAGGTGTACAAACAGCACTGCAAAATAGCAGAAGAGTACCATGAGGTCAAGAAAGAAATTGCTCTGCTGGAAGAAAGAAA AAAGGAGCTGATTGCCAGGCTGGAACAagttgaaaaagaaagcatggaTGCTGCTCAGCTGGCTAAGGAGTATGCAGAACTGACAGAGGAGAACCGAACACTGAAGCTGGTCCAGACACAGTGTGTAGAGCAACTGGAAAAGCTCAGAATACAGTATCAAAAAAGACAGGGGTCCTCATAA
- the MAP3K7CL gene encoding MAP3K7 C-terminal-like protein isoform X2, with amino-acid sequence MISTARVPADKQVRIAFSLNDSPDDASSENSFPLAFPELDQQLQPLPPCHDSKESMQVYKQHCKIAEEYHEVKKEIALLEERKKELIARLEQVEKESMDAAQLAKEYAELTEENRTLKLVQTQCVEQLEKLRIQYQKRQGSS; translated from the exons ATGATCAGCACCGCAAGGGTACCTGCTGATAAGCAAGTTCGAATTGCCTTCAGCCTGAATGACTCCCCAG ATGATGCTTCCTCTGAAAACTCCTTCCCTTTGGCATTTCCAGAACTAGATCAGCAGCTGCAg CCACTGCCTCCTTGTCATGACTCTAAGGAATCTATGCAGGTGTACAAACAGCACTGCAAAATAGCAGAAGAGTACCATGAGGTCAAGAAAGAAATTGCTCTGCTGGAAGAAAGAAA AAAGGAGCTGATTGCCAGGCTGGAACAagttgaaaaagaaagcatggaTGCTGCTCAGCTGGCTAAGGAGTATGCAGAACTGACAGAGGAGAACCGAACACTGAAGCTGGTCCAGACACAGTGTGTAGAGCAACTGGAAAAGCTCAGAATACAGTATCAAAAAAGACAGGGGTCCTCATAA